In Virgibacillus sp. NKC19-16, a single genomic region encodes these proteins:
- a CDS encoding cell wall hydrolase: MTRIKYTSSDVDLMARMMRAEAVGEGKLGMLYVGNVIVNRGVADCLDFTDVRTIRDVIFQVQGGNYSFEAVQKGNAFYQRARSTEKRLAEKNLNYWRQHPAKYALWYFNPYAPCPPTWYGQPFSGQFKNHCYYEPQAGTCASVY, translated from the coding sequence ATGACTAGAATAAAATACACTAGTTCAGACGTTGACTTAATGGCAAGGATGATGAGAGCGGAAGCCGTGGGTGAAGGAAAACTAGGAATGTTGTATGTCGGAAATGTAATTGTTAATCGAGGTGTAGCGGATTGCCTGGATTTTACAGATGTAAGAACAATTCGAGATGTCATTTTTCAGGTGCAAGGGGGAAATTACTCTTTTGAGGCTGTCCAAAAAGGGAATGCATTTTATCAAAGAGCGCGATCTACTGAAAAAAGATTGGCAGAAAAGAATTTAAATTATTGGAGACAGCACCCAGCGAAATATGCCCTTTGGTATTTCAATCCATATGCTCCATGCCCTCCAACATGGTACGGCCAACCTTTTTCAGGCCAATTTAAAAATCATTGTTATTATGAACCTCAAGCGGGGACATGTGCTAGTGTTTATTGA